A DNA window from Camelina sativa cultivar DH55 chromosome 13, Cs, whole genome shotgun sequence contains the following coding sequences:
- the LOC104734190 gene encoding UPF0503 protein At3g09070, chloroplastic-like, protein MNLSADQAPVADEIAQPAQPHRLSTSCDLHPDERFSGFCPSCLCDRLSVLDHTAAPPPSSSRKPPTISTAALKALFKPSSSSGTNNNNNNASNGNGRVRPCFFPELRRTKSFSAKNNEGFSGGFEPQRRSCDVRLRDEHRNVPTKEADTVGKIEDETRKSSVSETVLEVNEEAEIEEVEEEEHAGHSEIVKDSDEIVEEEEEELKPMKDHMDLYSQTKKPSVKDFAGSFFSAASVFSKKLQKWRQKQKVKKPTSGGGRPQSEIGYGRKSSDTDPRYSLDAGRFSVDIGRISLDDSRYSIDEPRASWDGHLIGRTTAARVPPPPSMLSVVENASVNVNRSDMQEPSINNESDPIIIIPGGSNQTRDYYNEPPSSRRRKSPLDRSNSFRKIATELDDAKSLSNSKVSPAITIDSNSVETEENRVNQNQNGEKKSRRWGKWSILGLIYRKGVNNKDDDDEEEEDRYSRSNSAGMAERSLSESWPEMRNGEGGPKMRRSNSNVSWRSSGGGSGRNKSSRYSSKDGENGMLRFYLTPSWRTGGGGGGSGGGGGGWEKTAAKANSHGHSIARRVMRLY, encoded by the coding sequence ATGAATCTCTCCGCCGACCAAGCTCCCGTCGCCGACGAAATAGCTCAGCCGGCTCAACCTCATCGCTTATCAACATCATGTGATCTCCACCCAGATGAACGTTTCTCCGGTTTCTGCCCTTCATGTCTATGCGACCGCCTCTCCGTCTTAGATCACACCGCCGCTCCGCCTCCGTCTTCTTCCCGGAAACCTCCCACTATCTCCACCGCGGCGTTGAAAGCTCTCTTCAAGCCCTCCTCCTCTAGTggtaccaacaacaacaacaacaacgccTCCAATGGGAACGGTCGGGTCCGACCCTGTTTCTTCCCGGAGCTCCGGCGTACTAAGTCGTTTTCAGCCAAGAACAACGAGGGATTCTCCGGTGGGTTTGAGCCGCAACGTCGGTCTTGTGACGTCAGGCTCCGTGACGAGCACAGAAACGTTCCAACCAAAGAAGCTGACACCGTCGGTAAAATCGAGGACGAGACTAGGAAGTCTAGCGTGAGTGAGACAGTGTTAGAAGTTAACGAAGAAGCTGAAATCgaggaggtagaagaagaagaacatgctGGTCACTCTGAGATCGTGAAAGATTCCGACGAGAttgtggaggaagaagaggaggaactGAAGCCAATGAAGGATCACATGGATCTCTACTCACAGACGAAGAAACCGTCGGTGAAAGATTTCGCCGGTAGTTTCTTCTCTGCGGCCTCTGTTTTCAGCAAGAAGCTTCAGAAATGGAGGCAGAAGCAAAAGGTTAAAAAGCCTACAAGCGGCGGAGGACGGCCACAGTCCGAGATCGGATATGGCCGGAAATCCAGCGACACTGATCCGAGATACTCGCTTGACGCGGGGAGATTCTCCGTCGATATCGGTCGGATTTCGCTAGACGATTCTCGCTACTCGATCGACGAGCCAAGAGCGTCGTGGGACGGTCACTTAATCGGCAGAACGACGGCGGCTAGGGTTCCTCCGCCGCCGTCGATGCTATCAGTCGTGGAAAACGCTTCGGTGAATGTGAATCGATCAGACATGCAAGAACCGTCGATTAACAATGAATCGGATCCGATAATCATAATCCCAGGCGGATCGAATCAAACGCGAGACTACTACAATGAACCTCCGTCGTCACGGAGACGTAAGAGCCCCCTCGACAGATCCAATTCGTTTAGAAAAATTGCGACGGAGCTAGACGATGCCAAATCGTTGTCGAATTCGAAGGTTTCACCGGCGATTACGATAGATTCGAACTCCGTGGAAACAGAGGAGAACAGAgtgaatcaaaatcaaaacggTGAGAAGAAATCGAGACGGTGGGGGAAATGGAGCATTCTAGGGTTAATATACAGGAAAGGTGTTAACAacaaagacgatgatgatgaagaagaagaagataggtaTAGCAGATCGAATAGTGCCGGAATGGCGGAGAGGTCTTTATCGGAATCATGGCCGGAGATGAGGAACGGAGAAGGAGGACCGAAGATGAGGAGGAGCAACAGCAATGTGAGCTGGCGAAGCTCCGGCGGAGGATCGGGGAGGAATAAGAGTTCGAGGTATTCGTCTAAGGATGGAGAGAACGGGATGTTGAGGTTTTATTTGACACCGAGCTGGAGAACAggtggtggcggtggcggtAGCGGCGGAGGCGGTGGTGGGTGGGAGAAGACGGCTGCTAAAGCTAATAGTCACGGCCACTCTATAGCGAGGAGGGTTATGAGGCTGTATTGA